The Coregonus clupeaformis isolate EN_2021a chromosome 13, ASM2061545v1, whole genome shotgun sequence genome includes a region encoding these proteins:
- the LOC121579443 gene encoding cytospin-B isoform X3 → MGNQAGRLEEPESGVQSGSKKSGIPAPREIPPTMTRDRVSLRDQLRTSTTKKMVPSVSTSSLTTLAAKHQRGSTTTKPRVDAEGSERGFLECQIKELLAEAKAKEFEISKLRMELQRCRGKALSSSSPSAHNTPSTPPEGTSKQGQGPSQQATDAQALVEELREKNGKFQRELAALREENQVLKEKLFSLEASPASPLSNNTTTTTSPSKPSVNGLPLDNNTTLPAKSATPSPLKTSVSSSSDITKGSPSPDSSEFEKIPSRSYSVSSSDGGCGGVGVVGVGKGPGRDPSVERLTEQIQKMEESQHSTAEELQATLQELADQQQVVQELTAENERLAEEKGLLQTSLQQQRERVELLAQKNEALAGRLQEASQAQSRDEGRAAELEQRYTDLVESSRFEREKLVDIQQQLTGSLRALEQEHQEAQGQVRSLREERDGLQCRLEREVEAGGEMTQAAEEHRAAADALRVKNGRLKAQVDIERQKVGELKAMQSAGDSTELQRLLKVAHAERDRLEGEVTELRQELLQAQTDTEHAQGLLSKVEAECQQVAEQAVRREEELSGRVSALEKGGRQADGQIKDLKETIFELEDQVEQQRAVHLHTNQTILDLENQLKKLEEQKAEVERQLKILSKQMKDETEEWRRFQADLQTAVVVANDIKVEAQQEIRSLRRRLQEEQGRSAKLSSDLEQLQGVRPEAPLLPEIIRSLKDVPLSDMAPYRKPRLGAGASFDTKTAVEGR, encoded by the exons GTGTTCAATCAGGATCTAAGAAATCTGGAATCCCTGCCCCCAGGGAGATCCCCCCCACCATGACCAGGGACCGTGTGTCGCTGAGGGACCAGTTGAGGACCTCCACGACCAAGAAGATGGTCCCCAGCGTCAGCACCTCCAGCCTGACCACCCTAGCAGCCAAGCACCAGCGCGGCTCCACCACCACAAAGCCCAGGGTGGATGCCGAGGGCTCGGAGAGAGGCTTCCTGGAGTGCCAGATTAAGGAGCTGCTGGCTGAAGCCAAAGCGAAGGAGTTTGAGATCAGCAAGCTGAGGATGGAGCTGCAGCGCTGCCGGGGGAAAGCCTTGTCGTCCTCGTCCCCCTCGGCTCACaacaccccctccaccccacccGAGGGTACCTCCAAGCAGGGCCAAGGTCCATCCCAGCAGGCTACAGACGCACAGGCCCTGGTTGAGGAGCTGAGGGAGAAGAACGGGAAGTTCCAGAGGGAGCTGGCGGCTCTGAGGGAGGAGAACCAGGTCCTGAAGGAGAAGCTTTTCTCCCTGGAGGCCTCGCCTGCCTCTCCTCTGTCCAACAACACTACCACCACGACCAGCCCCTCCAAGCCCTCCGTCAACGGCCTCCCTTTAGACAACAACACCACTCTCCCAGCCAAGTCAGCCACACCCAGCCCGCTCAAAACCTCAGTCTCTTCCAGCAGTGACATCACCAAGGGCTCGCCCTCGCCAGACTCCTCAGAGTTTGAGAAGATCCCGTCGCGGTCTTACTCAGTTAGCAGCAGTGATGGGGgctgtggtggtgtaggggttgTAGGTGTGGGGAAGGGTCCGGGTCGCGACCCCTCAGTGGAGAGGCTGACGGAGCAGATCCAGAAGATGGAGGAGAGTCAGCACAGCACGGCAGAGGAGCTCCAGGCCACACTACAGGAGCTGGCCGACCAGCAGCAGGTGGTCCAGGAGCTGACGGCTGAGAACGAGCGCCTGGCCGAGGAGAAGGGCCTCCTACAGACGTCGCTGCagcagcagagggagagggtggagctGCTGGCCCAGAAGAACGAGGCCCTGGCCGGGAGGCTGCAGGAGGCATCCCAGGCCCAGAGCAGGGACGAGGGCCGGGCAGCCGAGCTGGAGCAGCGCTACACTGACCTGGTGGAGAGCTCTCGCTTCGAGAGGGAAAAGCTGGTGGATATCCAGCAGCAGCTGACGGGGAGCCTGAGGGCCCTGGAGCAGGAACACCAGGAGGCCCAGGGGCAGGTGAGATCCCTCAGGGAGGAGAGGGACGGCCTCCAGTGCCGgctggagagggaggtggaggccGGGGGTGAGATGACACAGGCGGCTGAGGAACACAGGGCGGCAGCGGACGCCCTGAGGGTGAAGAACGGACGTCTCAAAGCCCAGGtggacatagagagacagaaggtTGGGGAGCTGAAGGCCATGCAGAGTGCTGGGGACAGCACGGAGCTGCAGAGGCTGCTGAAGGTGGCCCATGCTGAGAGAGACAGATTGGAGGGGGAGGTAACAGAGCTACGGCAGGAGCTGCTACAGGCCCAGACCGACACTGAACACGCCCAAGGACTGCTCTCCAAG GTGGAGGCTGAGTGCCAGCAGGTGGCGGAGCAAGCCGTGAGGCGGGAGGAGGAGCTGAGTGGCCGAGTCAGTGCCCTGGAGAAGGGTGGCCGGCAGGCCGACGGCCAGATCAAGGACCTGAAGGAGACCATCTTTGAGCTGGAGGACCAGGTGGAGCAGCAGAGGGCCGTCCACCTCCACACCAACCAGACCATCCTGGACCTAGAGA ACCAACTCAAGAAGCTGGAGGAGCAGAAGGCTGAAGTGGAGAGGCAGCTGAAGATCTTGAGTAAACAAATGAAG gaCGAGACGGAGGAGTGGCGGCGGTTCCAGGCAGACCTCCAGACAGCCGTAGTGGTGGCCAACGACATCAAGGTGGAGGCCCAGCAGGAGATCCGCTCTCTGAGGAGGAGGTTACAGGAGGAGCAGGGGCGCAGCGCCAAGCTCTCCTCAGACCTGGAGCAGCTGCAGGGAGTCAG ACCAGAAGCTCCCCTCCTCCCTGAGATCATTCGTTCTCTCAAGGATGTCCCCCTCTCAGACATGGCTCCTTATAGAAAGCCCAG ACTTGGGGCTGGAGCCAGTTTTGATACTAAGACTGCAGTAGAGGGGCGGTAG